In Podarcis muralis chromosome 14, rPodMur119.hap1.1, whole genome shotgun sequence, one genomic interval encodes:
- the DEXI gene encoding dexamethasone-induced protein gives MPSAACTQLEPWAPHAPPPLPPSMFYVGLFFVNLLILYYAFLLEYIALNVGIVFLPEDMDQALVDLGVVSDPALGLYELDSEVEVLDGYWE, from the coding sequence ATGCCCTCTGCCGCCTGCACCCAGCTGGAGCCGTGGGCCCCCCATGCGCCGCCCCCGCTGCCGCCCTCTATGTTCTACGTGGGCTTGTTCTTCGTCAACCTGCTGATTCTCTACTACGCTTTCCTGCTGGAGTACATCGCCCTCAACGTCGGCATCGTCTTCCTGCCCGAGGACATGGACCAGGCCCTGGTGGATCTCGGGGTGGTCTCCGACCCGGCTCTGGGACTCTACGAGCTGGACAGCGAGGTGGAAGTGCTGGACGGCTACTGGGAATAA